The following coding sequences lie in one Cotesia glomerata isolate CgM1 linkage group LG5, MPM_Cglom_v2.3, whole genome shotgun sequence genomic window:
- the LOC123265125 gene encoding inositol polyphosphate 1-phosphatase, translating to MKDGMKLLCLLLKSSEKAANIARVCRQNDSLFRLLIQEKNDDEKNPRFFRDFKTLADVLIQETIRHDIGIEFPELTEMVRGEETNVFSNTLDKTVIVKVCSTSEETTKLLSQVLDDDVETAGVLAMEIHRDIELSEINPAVDYNYLENYDVDVDIADLGIWIDPIDSTADYINANTIIDEATDLHLSGLKCVTVLIGAYIRSTGLPILGVVNQPFYTYDNSRWQGNCYWGLYSGGKIQSSLTSSLNQNNIVVLSRYEDPTIKSKLSNCGFKLIEVTGAGYKILTVATSQADAYVLSKSSTYKWDTCGPHAILRSLGGNIIDFKKFSTNHDEDPSEFAIKYNDGDEAKHSNAGGLIAYRNSETLQLLQKSLVLSTKL from the exons atgaaagatggaatgaaattattatgcCTGCTGTTGAAATCATCAGAAAAAGCGGCGAATATCGCACGGGTTTGCAGGCAAAATGACTCATTGTTTCGATTGTTAATTCAGGAGAAAAATGACGATGAAAAGAATCCGAGGTTCTTTCGGGATTTTAAAACTCTGGCCGATGTTTTGATTCAGGAGACTATTCGTCATGACATCGGTATTGag tTCCCAGAGCTGACGGAAATGGTTAGAGGCGAGGAAACAAATGTATTCAGTAACACGCTCGATAAAACTGTTATCGTAAAAGTCTGTTCTACGTCTGAGGAAACAACAAAATTACTATCGCAAGTATTGGATGACGATGTTGAGACAGCTGGAGTACTTGCCATGGAAATCCATCGGGATATCGAATTGTCTGAAATAAATCCCGctgttgattataattatcttGAAAATTATGACGTTGATGTTGATATAGCAGACTTGGGAATTTGGATTGATCCTATCG attCAACGGCTGATTACATTAATGCCAATACGATTATTGATGAGGCAACGGACCTGCATTTAAGCGGGTTAAAGTGTGTTACTGTACTTATTGGTGCCTATATCAGGAGCACTGGTCTTCCTATTTTAGGTGTTGTCAATCAACCTTTTTATACTTATGATAATTCTCG gTGGCAAGGAAACTGTTACTGGGGACTTTATTCCGGTGGCAAGATTCAATCTTCCTTGACAAGCTCGTTAAATCAAAACAACATAGTAGTATTGAGCCGCTACGAGGACCCAACTATCAAATCCAAATTGAGTAATTGCGGATTCAAATTGATTGAAGTTACGGGTGCTGGTTACAAAATATTGACAGTTGCGACAAGTCAAGCCGATGCGTATGTTCTTTCGAAAAGCTCGACTTATAAGTGGGACACGTGTGGACCTCACGCTATTTTACGTTCTCTGGGCGGAAATATTATCGATTTCAAAAAGTTTTCAACAAATCACGATGAAGATCCCTCGGAGTTTGCGATTAAGTACAACGACGGTGATGAAGCTAAACATTCAAACGCTGGAGGGTTGATTGCGTATCGAAACTCGGAAACTTTACAACTTTTGCAAAAGTCCTTGGTTTTATCaacaaaattgtaa